From Strigops habroptila isolate Jane chromosome 1, bStrHab1.2.pri, whole genome shotgun sequence, a single genomic window includes:
- the UBP1 gene encoding upstream-binding protein 1 isoform X12, which translates to MTGSMAGLEVFLKGSRRKQSDHLLAEHNASPHPKMFFWHSQPEHYHHHQYPASNSSYLRDVLALPIFKQEDSSLPQENETKHPPFQYVMCAATSPAVKLYDETLTYLNQGQSYEIRMLDNRKAGDIPEINGKLVKSIIRVVFHDRRLQYTEHQQLEGWKWNRPGDRLLDLDIPMSVGVIDIKTNPSQLNAVEFLWDPTKCTSAFIQVHCISTEFTPRKHGGEKGVPFRIQVDTFKQTENGEYTDHLHSASCQIKVFKPKGADRKQKTDREKMEKRTAHEKEKYQPSYDTTVLTEMRLEPIIEDAVEHEQKKSSKRTLPADYGDSLAKRGSCSPWPDTPTTFVNNSPTPAPTFTSAQHNTYSVPDSFILQPQSRKLSSGCSSIGSLPIQGFFQISQVSLLLNVQLVLEGLPGMGQPQLLWAPCASASAPSQ; encoded by the exons ATGACTGGTTCCATGGCAGGCCTTGAAGTCTTCctaaaaggcagcagaagaaagcaaag CGACCATCTCTTAGCTGAGCACAACGCTTCACCTCAtcccaaaatgtttttctggcaCAGCCAGCCTGAACATTATCACCATCACCAGTATCCCGCCAGCAACAGCAGCTACCTGCG tgatgttttggCACTGCCTATTTTCAAACAGGAAGATTCCAGCCTTCCACAAGAAAATGAGACCAAACATCCACCCTTCCAGTATGTTATGTGTGCTGCAACATCTCCAGCAGTAAAATTATATGATGAAACTCTGACATACTTGAATCAAG gtCAGTCCTATGAGATACGGATGCTGGATAATCGGAAAGCTGGAGACATACCAGAGATCAATGGAAAACTGGTGAAG AGTATTATTAGAGTTGTGTTCCATGACCGAAGGTTGCAATATACAGAGCACCAGCAGCTAGAAGGTTGGAAGTGGAACCGCCCTGGGGACAGACTTCTTGACTTAG ATATTCCAATGTCCGTTGGAGTCATTGATATCAAGACAAATCCAAGCCAGCTCAATGCAGTTGAATTTTTGTGGGATCCAACAAAATGTACATCTGCTTTTATTCAG GTACATTGCATCAGCACTGAATTTACCCCTCGTAAGcatggaggagagaaaggagttCCTTTTAGGATTCAGGTTGACACTTTTAAACAGACTGAAAATGGAGAATATACAGATCATCTGCATTCAGCCAGTTGTCAAATCAAAGTTTTTAAG CCAAAAGGAGCagacaggaaacagaaaacagacagagaaaagatggaaaagcgaactgcacatgaaaaagaaaagtatcagCCTTCATATGACACCACAGTTCTTACAGAG ATGAGGCTTGAGCCTATAATTGAAGATGCAGTTGAACATGAGCAGAAAAAGTCCAGCAAGCGGACTTTGCCAGCAGACTACGGTGATTCTCTGGCAAAGCGAGGCAGT TGCTCACCATGGCCTGATACTCCTACAACATTTGTAAACAACAGTCCTACTCCAGCTCCAACTTTTACCTCTGCTCAACATAATACCTACAGTGTCCCAGACAG CTTCATCCTTCAGCCACAATCCAGGAAACTCAGCAGTGGTTGCTCAAGCATAGGTTCTCTACCTATACAAGGCTTTTTTCAAATTTCTCAGGTATCTCTACTATTAAATGTTCAACTTGTATTAGAAGGC ctgccagggatggggcagccacagcttctctgggcaccctgtgccagcgcctcagcaccctcacagtaa
- the UBP1 gene encoding upstream-binding protein 1 isoform X9, whose protein sequence is MTGSMAGLEVFLKGSRRKQSDHLLAEHNASPHPKMFFWHSQPEHYHHHQYPASNSSYLRDVLALPIFKQEDSSLPQENETKHPPFQYVMCAATSPAVKLYDETLTYLNQGQSYEIRMLDNRKAGDIPEINGKLVKSIIRVVFHDRRLQYTEHQQLEGWKWNRPGDRLLDLDIPMSVGVIDIKTNPSQLNAVEFLWDPTKCTSAFIQVHCISTEFTPRKHGGEKGVPFRIQVDTFKQTENGEYTDHLHSASCQIKVFKPKGADRKQKTDREKMEKRTAHEKEKYQPSYDTTVLTEMRLEPIIEDAVEHEQKKSSKRTLPADYGDSLAKRGSCSPWPDTPTTFVNNSPTPAPTFTSAQHNTYSVPDSNSSSPNHQGDGSSQGSGDQLHPSATIQETQQWLLKHRFSTYTRLFSNFSGISTIKCSTCIRRPARDGAATASLGTLCQRLSTLTVNTYDE, encoded by the exons ATGACTGGTTCCATGGCAGGCCTTGAAGTCTTCctaaaaggcagcagaagaaagcaaag CGACCATCTCTTAGCTGAGCACAACGCTTCACCTCAtcccaaaatgtttttctggcaCAGCCAGCCTGAACATTATCACCATCACCAGTATCCCGCCAGCAACAGCAGCTACCTGCG tgatgttttggCACTGCCTATTTTCAAACAGGAAGATTCCAGCCTTCCACAAGAAAATGAGACCAAACATCCACCCTTCCAGTATGTTATGTGTGCTGCAACATCTCCAGCAGTAAAATTATATGATGAAACTCTGACATACTTGAATCAAG gtCAGTCCTATGAGATACGGATGCTGGATAATCGGAAAGCTGGAGACATACCAGAGATCAATGGAAAACTGGTGAAG AGTATTATTAGAGTTGTGTTCCATGACCGAAGGTTGCAATATACAGAGCACCAGCAGCTAGAAGGTTGGAAGTGGAACCGCCCTGGGGACAGACTTCTTGACTTAG ATATTCCAATGTCCGTTGGAGTCATTGATATCAAGACAAATCCAAGCCAGCTCAATGCAGTTGAATTTTTGTGGGATCCAACAAAATGTACATCTGCTTTTATTCAG GTACATTGCATCAGCACTGAATTTACCCCTCGTAAGcatggaggagagaaaggagttCCTTTTAGGATTCAGGTTGACACTTTTAAACAGACTGAAAATGGAGAATATACAGATCATCTGCATTCAGCCAGTTGTCAAATCAAAGTTTTTAAG CCAAAAGGAGCagacaggaaacagaaaacagacagagaaaagatggaaaagcgaactgcacatgaaaaagaaaagtatcagCCTTCATATGACACCACAGTTCTTACAGAG ATGAGGCTTGAGCCTATAATTGAAGATGCAGTTGAACATGAGCAGAAAAAGTCCAGCAAGCGGACTTTGCCAGCAGACTACGGTGATTCTCTGGCAAAGCGAGGCAGT TGCTCACCATGGCCTGATACTCCTACAACATTTGTAAACAACAGTCCTACTCCAGCTCCAACTTTTACCTCTGCTCAACATAATACCTACAGTGTCCCAGACAG CAATTCTTCCTCCCCAAATCATCAAGGAGATGGAAGCTCTCAAGGCTCTGGAGAT CAGCTTCATCCTTCAGCCACAATCCAGGAAACTCAGCAGTGGTTGCTCAAGCATAGGTTCTCTACCTATACAAGGCTTTTTTCAAATTTCTCAGGTATCTCTACTATTAAATGTTCAACTTGTATTAGAAGGC ctgccagggatggggcagccacagcttctctgggcaccctgtgccagcgcctcagcaccctcacagtaaatacaTATGATGAATGA
- the UBP1 gene encoding upstream-binding protein 1 isoform X11 has protein sequence MTGSMAGLEVFLKGSRRKQSDHLLAEHNASPHPKMFFWHSQPEHYHHHQYPASNSSYLRDVLALPIFKQEDSSLPQENETKHPPFQYVMCAATSPAVKLYDETLTYLNQGQSYEIRMLDNRKAGDIPEINGKLVKSIIRVVFHDRRLQYTEHQQLEGWKWNRPGDRLLDLDIPMSVGVIDIKTNPSQLNAVEFLWDPTKCTSAFIQVHCISTEFTPRKHGGEKGVPFRIQVDTFKQTENGEYTDHLHSASCQIKVFKPKGADRKQKTDREKMEKRTAHEKEKYQPSYDTTVLTEMRLEPIIEDAVEHEQKKSSKRTLPADYGDSLAKRGSCSPWPDTPTTFVNNSPTPAPTFTSAQHNTYSVPDSSFILQPQSRKLSSGCSSIGSLPIQGFFQISQVSLLLNVQLVLEGLPGMGQPQLLWAPCASASAPSQ, from the exons ATGACTGGTTCCATGGCAGGCCTTGAAGTCTTCctaaaaggcagcagaagaaagcaaag CGACCATCTCTTAGCTGAGCACAACGCTTCACCTCAtcccaaaatgtttttctggcaCAGCCAGCCTGAACATTATCACCATCACCAGTATCCCGCCAGCAACAGCAGCTACCTGCG tgatgttttggCACTGCCTATTTTCAAACAGGAAGATTCCAGCCTTCCACAAGAAAATGAGACCAAACATCCACCCTTCCAGTATGTTATGTGTGCTGCAACATCTCCAGCAGTAAAATTATATGATGAAACTCTGACATACTTGAATCAAG gtCAGTCCTATGAGATACGGATGCTGGATAATCGGAAAGCTGGAGACATACCAGAGATCAATGGAAAACTGGTGAAG AGTATTATTAGAGTTGTGTTCCATGACCGAAGGTTGCAATATACAGAGCACCAGCAGCTAGAAGGTTGGAAGTGGAACCGCCCTGGGGACAGACTTCTTGACTTAG ATATTCCAATGTCCGTTGGAGTCATTGATATCAAGACAAATCCAAGCCAGCTCAATGCAGTTGAATTTTTGTGGGATCCAACAAAATGTACATCTGCTTTTATTCAG GTACATTGCATCAGCACTGAATTTACCCCTCGTAAGcatggaggagagaaaggagttCCTTTTAGGATTCAGGTTGACACTTTTAAACAGACTGAAAATGGAGAATATACAGATCATCTGCATTCAGCCAGTTGTCAAATCAAAGTTTTTAAG CCAAAAGGAGCagacaggaaacagaaaacagacagagaaaagatggaaaagcgaactgcacatgaaaaagaaaagtatcagCCTTCATATGACACCACAGTTCTTACAGAG ATGAGGCTTGAGCCTATAATTGAAGATGCAGTTGAACATGAGCAGAAAAAGTCCAGCAAGCGGACTTTGCCAGCAGACTACGGTGATTCTCTGGCAAAGCGAGGCAGT TGCTCACCATGGCCTGATACTCCTACAACATTTGTAAACAACAGTCCTACTCCAGCTCCAACTTTTACCTCTGCTCAACATAATACCTACAGTGTCCCAGACAG CAGCTTCATCCTTCAGCCACAATCCAGGAAACTCAGCAGTGGTTGCTCAAGCATAGGTTCTCTACCTATACAAGGCTTTTTTCAAATTTCTCAGGTATCTCTACTATTAAATGTTCAACTTGTATTAGAAGGC ctgccagggatggggcagccacagcttctctgggcaccctgtgccagcgcctcagcaccctcacagtaa